The region GCGCCTCGTCTTCGCGTGCATTGAGCGTGCTttcgccgagcggcacgcgtgTCACTTTCTGTGGAGTGCCCCTGGCGCGTTtccgcggcgacggcatgaacggcgcgcgcggcgtcgccggccgcgtgcCCGTCTCCATCAGGACGAACCCCGCGGGACGTTCGCGCGCGGCAACAGGACTTCGCTcgtgcgcgctcggcgcaggcgcactgTCCATGCTCCGCGATGCCAGTGTTGTGGGAAGCGCGCTCACGCGATGGTCACGTGAGTGATCGAGCGCGCTCTGGCCGCGTCGTCCCCTTGCCACGATGAGTGCGGCGGATACGCTGGAGGATTTGCCGCAGGAtgtccgcgacgcgcctgtGCAAGAGGTGCAGATGCGGACGCGGCTCCTGGAAAATGAGCTCAAGGTGATGAAGTCGGAGCATATGCggctgctgcacgagcagACCGTCATGAAAGAGCGCATCAAGGACAATGCGGAAAAGATCTCGCAGAACAAAGTGCTGCCCTATCTTGTGGGAAATGTGGTCGAGGTTCTGGACATTGATCCTGATATCGACGAGGACTCAGAGGAAGGGGCGAATGTCGacctgacgcagcgcaaaGGCAAGTGCGCCGTGATCAAGACGTCGACACGGCAGACCATCTTTTTGCCGCTGATCGGTCTTGTGCCtgcggacgagctgcgcccgGGCGACTTGATCGGTGTGAACAAGGACTCGTACCTGATCCTCGACAAGCTTCCCGCAGAGTACGACTCGCGCGTCAAGGCGATggaggtcgacgagcgcccgACCGAGACCTATACCGACATTGGTGGTCTCGACAAGCAGATTGAGGAGCTTGTCGAGGCGATCGTCTTGCCGATGCAGCAGGAGCAGAAATTCAAAAACCTCGGCATCAAGCCGCCAAAGGGTGCGCTGATGTACGGGCCACCGGGTACCGGCAAGACGCTcctggcgcgtgcgtgtgcGGCACAGACGAATGCGTGCTACCTGAAGCTTGCGGggccgtcgctcgtgcaAATG is a window of Malassezia japonica chromosome 7, complete sequence DNA encoding:
- the RPT5 gene encoding 26S proteasome regulatory subunit 6A (COG:O; EggNog:ENOG503NV1G), producing MSAADTLEDLPQDVRDAPVQEVQMRTRLLENELKVMKSEHMRLLHEQTVMKERIKDNAEKISQNKVLPYLVGNVVEVLDIDPDIDEDSEEGANVDLTQRKGKCAVIKTSTRQTIFLPLIGLVPADELRPGDLIGVNKDSYLILDKLPAEYDSRVKAMEVDERPTETYTDIGGLDKQIEELVEAIVLPMQQEQKFKNLGIKPPKGALMYGPPGTGKTLLARACAAQTNACYLKLAGPSLVQMFIGDGAKLVRDAFELAKEKAPAIIFIDELDAIGTKRFDSDKSGDREVQRTMLELLNQLDGFSSDERIKVIAATNRIDILDPALLRSGRLDRKIEFPLPNEEARARIMEIHSRKMAVGPDVNFEELARSTDEMNGAQLKAVCVEAGMIALREGATELDHEHFLGGILEVQALKKSDHFYYA